In Rhizobium jaguaris, a single window of DNA contains:
- the gorA gene encoding glutathione-disulfide reductase yields MSKEGESPEFDVDLFVIGGGSGGIRAARVAAGHGARVMLAEESRLGGTCVIRGCVPKKLFVYASRFADALDEAANFGWKISLPRFDWPSLVAAKDREIARLEGLYAQGQSEAGVEVVHSRAMLEDAHTVRLADGRSLRADIILIATGAKPELPPFEGIELGITSDAAFDLKEFPRRLVIGGAGYIAMEFAGLFDALGSDVTVVCRGSNVLRGFDEDMRQAITASYTNRGIKVLLGDSIKRLASGKVGGGGQRPAAIDVVTEQGARLTADQVLLAFGRTPNTIGLGLERAGVKTDEKGAIIVDASSRTSVPNIFAVGDVSNQFKLTPVAIREGHAFADSVFGDKPWRVDYANVPTSVFSSPEIGTVGLTELEARAGYAVVDVYKARVRPLAAGVTGNCETALLKLVVDGESDRILGTHLFAEDASEMIQALSIALASGATRAGFMSTMAVHPTFSEELLAMQTPTIRYDRR; encoded by the coding sequence GTGTCGAAAGAAGGAGAGTCGCCCGAATTCGACGTTGACCTTTTCGTGATCGGCGGAGGATCCGGCGGAATTCGCGCGGCGCGCGTCGCCGCAGGCCACGGTGCGCGCGTGATGCTGGCAGAGGAGTCCCGCCTGGGCGGGACATGCGTCATCAGGGGCTGCGTGCCGAAGAAGCTTTTTGTCTATGCGAGCCGTTTTGCCGATGCCCTCGACGAGGCGGCAAACTTCGGCTGGAAGATATCGCTTCCCCGTTTCGATTGGCCTTCGCTGGTGGCAGCCAAGGACAGGGAAATCGCTCGCCTCGAGGGCTTGTACGCGCAGGGGCAATCCGAGGCGGGCGTGGAGGTAGTCCATTCGCGTGCGATGCTGGAGGACGCACACACGGTACGCCTCGCTGACGGGCGCAGCCTCCGCGCCGACATCATCTTGATTGCGACTGGCGCGAAGCCCGAGCTTCCGCCATTCGAAGGCATCGAGTTGGGCATCACCTCTGATGCAGCCTTCGACCTCAAGGAGTTCCCGCGACGCCTTGTCATCGGTGGTGCCGGCTACATTGCAATGGAGTTCGCGGGACTGTTCGACGCACTTGGCAGTGACGTCACAGTCGTGTGCCGCGGAAGCAATGTCCTGCGCGGCTTCGACGAAGACATGCGTCAAGCCATTACCGCTTCCTACACGAATCGCGGGATCAAGGTGTTGCTCGGCGACAGCATCAAGCGCCTGGCGTCCGGGAAGGTCGGCGGAGGCGGACAGAGGCCAGCCGCGATCGATGTCGTCACTGAGCAGGGCGCGCGCCTTACTGCCGATCAGGTGCTACTGGCCTTCGGGCGGACGCCCAACACCATCGGACTTGGGCTGGAGCGCGCTGGAGTAAAGACCGATGAGAAAGGTGCAATCATCGTCGACGCCAGCTCGCGCACCAGCGTCCCCAACATCTTCGCCGTCGGTGATGTTTCCAACCAGTTCAAACTGACACCGGTGGCAATCCGCGAAGGCCACGCCTTCGCGGACAGCGTCTTTGGGGACAAGCCGTGGCGGGTCGACTACGCCAACGTGCCGACGTCCGTGTTCTCGAGCCCGGAGATTGGAACGGTCGGACTAACGGAACTAGAGGCGCGCGCCGGATACGCAGTCGTCGACGTCTACAAAGCGCGCGTCCGCCCGCTGGCGGCGGGTGTCACCGGAAACTGCGAAACCGCGCTGCTCAAGCTCGTGGTCGACGGTGAGAGTGATCGAATTCTCGGCACACATCTCTTCGCCGAAGACGCAAGCGAGATGATCCAAGCCCTGTCGATCGCATTGGCGAGCGGCGCGACAAGGGCGGGCTTCATGTCGACGATGGCCGTGCATCCCACGTTCAGCGAGGAACTCCTTGCAATGCAGACACCGACGATCCGGTACGATCGCCGATAG